GATAAACGTATCAAAAGACTTTCCCATTGAAACCAAAATAGTTGGTTCCTATAATAGTGTCTGAAAAAAACCTTATTGAGGGAACAAAACGGTGAAACACCTTAACAGCAAAGTACTGATAATTACAGCATACCTTCTCTCGGCATCCCCCGCAAATTTGTATGCCTTGCAGTATCATACAGGTTCCGAGGGGATCATTACCCACCAGATCGGCCACCTTTTCTTTTTGTTCTCAATGGTTGTGCTCATGTTCATGATCAGCGGCAAAGGACTTGCCGTACACAAAGGATGGCGACTGATCCAGATGTCTGCTTTTTTTTTCATTCTATGGAATGGCTGTGCCATTGCAGCCCATTTCTTAGACAACCAGATCTATGCCGTCAGCGTAGAGCGAATCGCCAATGGGTATGCCAAACTCCAGACCCAGAACAATTCCGATCTTCTGGGCTGGATATATTACGCCCTTAAACTTGACCATTTGTTGTGCGTGCCGGCCATGTTTTTAATGTATAAAGGACTTTCCTTCCTGGTCAACGAACAAAAAGCGGAACAAGGACAAGACCTCCCATGATTGCCCCCTATCTGCCCATGGTGGTGATAGATATCACAGGCTCATTTGCCATGGTGGTACTCTCCCTTCTATGCTGCTACAAGGCCAGAATTTTAAGGGAAACCGACCAGGACAACGCACTGTTTCTTTATCTTGTCTGGATCTCCACAGGATTTATGATCTTTGGGGTATCACGATCTGTTGGCCATATCCTGCGGCAATTTCTGATTTTAATTTCCCATACCGACACCTGGCACACGATTGCCAGCTTTTCCGGCAGCGTGAATACGGTATCGTTCATGCTGGTAAGCCTGATCACCCTGTTTTTCAACCAGAGCTGGAAGATAAACGAAAAAATACTGACATCCAGAAAGAAACTGGAAGCCGCCCATGGCCAACTTTTAAGCTTAAACCAGAACCTGGAGCAAAAGGTGATGGAACGTACGGAGATGCTCACAAGTTCCGAGCATAAGGCCCGGCGCATTTTTGAATATTCTTTGGACACCATTCTGGTTACCGACGCCAATTTTAAAATCCAGGAGATCAATAATGCCGGCATCACCTTGACCGGATATAAAAAAGAAGAGATGCTGGAACAGAATATGGGACTGATGGATTTTATCGCCCATGCCCAAGATTGGAATCACATATTAACTCAGTTGAGCACCAATGAATATGTCCTCAACGAAGAGTGCGATATTATAAACGCTGATAAAATGGAGATCCGGGTGATGATCACCGGCGGTGTCGATTACGGCGCCTTCGGATGCGCCAAAACCTTTCATTTCATCATCAAGGATATCAATGAAAAAAAACAGATGGAACAGCAGATCGCACAGGCCGACAAATTAGCGGCATTAGGCGAACTGTCCGCAGGTGTGGCCCATGAAATCAACAACCCGCTGGGCATCATTCTTGGCTACACCCAGCTGATGCTCAAAGAAGAATCCGGCTTTGAAGAAGATCTTAGAACCATTGAAAAGCACGTAAAAAACTGCAAGGAAGTTGTCAGCAACCTGCTCTCCTTTTCCAGGAAAGGCTCCGGGGAAATGGAACGTGTGGATATCCACAACATGCTGGACGGGGTGGTCAATTTTTTAGGAAGCCATTCCGATTTCAGAAAAGTGAAAATTCAACTTAACCTGTGGAAAAATGGATCCCTCTGGGTGAAAGGCAATGCCCAGGAACTGACCCAGGTGGTTTTAAACTTGATGATAAACGCGTGTCACGCCATTAAAGACAATCCTGACGGTTTTATAGAACTTGTCACCCAAAAAGAGAATACCCAGATACTCATTCATGTCAAGGATAACGGCACCGGCATTGCCAAACAGCATAAGCCTAAAATTTTCGATCCCTTTTTCACCACCAAACCCGTGGGCCAGGGCACAGGATTGGGCCTTTCGGTGGGATACGGCATTATCCGTCACCACCAGGGGGAGATCATGGCCGCCAACCGCAAAAGCCGGGGGGCAAAGTTCACCATCCGCCTGCCCCTTATTAACCCCAACAGCGATGAGGAATAAATGAAGACACCCAACATCCTTGTGGTGGATGATGAAAAGGACATGACCCGTCTGCTCCAGCGAACCCTTGAACCGGAACTGAACTGCCGGGTGACCATGGCGTTTTCCGGTGAAATGGCCTTGAATATCCTTGGCATGGCAGACACGGCCTTTGACCTTGTCATCAGTGACATCCGCATGCCTGGAATGGATGGATTTGACCTTCTTGAGCAATTGAAGCAAAAATATCCGGATCTTACGGTAGTCATGCTCACCGCCTACGGCAATATTGAATCTGCCGTGGCTGCCATTAAAAAAGGGGCGTACGACTTTATTGCCAAGCCCTTTGAGCAGGACGAAATCATCTTTAAAATCCGCAAAGCCCTGGAACGCAGCCAACTGATATTCGAAAACCGGCGACTCCAGAAGGCCTGCCGGCCCGAGTCGTTGCCCCTGATCGGGCAAAGCCCTGCCATGCAAAAAGTGTTTGACAAAATAGCACTGGTCGCAGACTCGGATGTCACGGTCCTGATCACCGGGGAATCTGGGACGGGCAAAGATTTGACGGCAAGATCCATTCATGCCTCAAGCCCCAGGAAAAACAAACCCTACATTCCCATCAACTGCCCCACTATCCCCGAGCACATCCTTGAAAGTGAATTATTCGGGTATAAAAAAGGGGCATTCACCAATGCCTACCGGGACAAAACAGGACTTTTCCAGGAAGCCGACCACGGCACCATTTTCCTGGATGAAATCGGAGATGTCGGCCCCAGCATCCAAACCAAGCTTTTAAGGGTGATTCAGGAAAAGGAAGTCAAACCTTTGGGCGACACCCGGGTGGACCATGTGGATGTCAGGATTATCACCTCCACCAACCAGGATCTGCAGCAGAAAATCAAGGACAAGGAGTTCAGGGAAGATTTTTTCTATCGGCTTTCGGTGATCACCATTGAATTGCCGCCGTTAAGGGACCGAGTTACGGATATCCCACTGTTGTGCGATCACCTTTTGGCCAAAAACTGTGAAAAGTTAAACAAACCGGCCAAACATTTGTCTGAAAATGTGATGGATCTCTTCATGAAGCACCCTTGGCAGGGCAATGTCAGAGAGCTTGAAAATGTACTTGTCCAGGGGATTCTCTATGCAACATCAGATATCATCCGCCTGGCCGATATCCCCATCGACAAAAATACGGCCAATGAATGCCTGGGCACGGACATTGATGCCGATATGAGCCAGCTGACTTATAAGGAGGCCAAGGAAACCACCCTGACCCGGTTTAATCACAACTACATTGGCGCCATGCTCTCCATGACCAAAGGCAATATCACCCAGGCAGCCAAACGCTGCGCCATGGATCGTCAGGCCCTTCAGCAGATCATGAAACGGTATGCCATTGATCCGGAAAAATTCCGAAACAAACCGTCCTAAGCTTTAAAAAATCAAAATCGTGCTGATATTAATTGTTAAAACCATTTAACAGCTGTGCTGAAACTGTGCATTTGGATCACATTTTAAGCTAATTTAGTTATGAAAAAAAAACCACACCCACAACACCCGCCTTTTAAAACCGTTCCCGTCCAGGATGCCTGCGGTATGACCATTGCCCATGACATGACTGAAATCGTTCCCGATAAATCCAAAGGTGTAGCCTTCAAACGGGGACACCGGGTCCAGGCCGGCGACATATGTCGGCTTATGCGCATGGGAAAAAACAATCTCTATGTGCTGGATCTTGATGAGACCCAGGTACATGAGGATGAGGCGGTGTTTGAGCTTGCATCGGCCCTGGCCGGACCGGGGGTTGAATTTTCCGCCACACCCAAAGAAGGCAAACTGGAGCTATATGCGTCATATCCAGGTCTGTTCCGGGTAAATGTGGGCGCATTAACGGAATTCAACATGTTCAACGATGTCATGTGTGCCAGTATCCATACCAATACGGCCGTAAACAAAGGCGACAGCCTGGCCGCCACCCGGGCCATCCCCCTGGTCATTGACCGGGACAACTTAGACCGGGCCACGGCCTTTGCCAAATCCGCCTACCCAATTTTCAGCGTTTCAATGTTCAACCCGTTGAAAATCCGTCTGGCCATCATCGGCAATGAAGTGTATGACGGTTTGGTCCAGGACCGCTTCCAGGCCATTGTGGAAGAAAAAACTGCCCGGCTTGGGGCCCAGGTGCTTGAGGTAAATATCCTGCCCGATGACCGGGAGAAGATCACCGCCCAAATCAGGGCTTACATGGACAAAGAGACGGATCTGATCATCACCACCGGCGGCATGTCCGTGGACCCCGATGATGTCACCAAAGAATCCATTGAGGCCGTGGGGTTTGATGAAGTCCACTACTCAGCCGCTGTACTGCCAGGCGCCATGTTTCTTTTAGGCTATACCCCCAAAACCACCATCATGGGGCTGCCGGCCTGCGGCTTGTACCACCGCACCACTATATTTGACCTGATCCTTCCCCGGGTCATGGCCGGCGAGCGTCCCGGCAAACGCGAACTGGCAAGCCTTTGCCACGGCGGGCTGTGCCGGAATTGTCCCAGCTGCCGTTTTCCGGACTGCTCTTTTGGGAAAAGCAGCTGAATATGACCAAGGATTTTAGCCACAATCATAGATAAGTCTCCACCGAGAATTCCTTAGTATACCTATAAAAATCAAAATAATTGTCCGTTAAAAAATAGAATTGTCCCTGAATATCTGTGGAGATAATATCAGGGACAATCAATAATATCGTTCGTATCATTTATTTTAGGCAGGGGGTGACCCCTCCTTAAATTCTTTGACGATTTTTTCTCTAAATTCGGGGGTATCTTTATATCCGTGAACCCTTGTACCATGTTCAATAACCGCTTCCAATAACTCTGCTTTTGAGTTCGCAGAAAGAGTAACTGAGCATTTTATATCTCCTGGATAGTCCCGACAATCAATATAAAAACGTGACATGATAATTCTCTTTTTTTATTCATAGAATATTTAGTTGCTTAGTTTATCTGCAACATGTCTAATCACCTGGCCATGTTCGTGTTGGGGACTGAACAACACCATTTCGGTATTTTCCTCTGCCTTAATGGTATGTCCTGGAGGCCAGTAAAAAAGGTCATTCTCACTGACAATTTCCAAATGGCCATTTGCAAACTGAACTGTCAATTTGCCTTTGATTATATAGCCCCAATGTGGAGACTGGCAAAGATCACCTTCAAGTCCTTTAAGTAAAGGAGCAAGGTCGGTTCCTGAGGCTAATGTAAAATATTCCCCACCAATTTTGCCGTATCCGGTAGCATCCCCAAAATTTTGAATTTGTCGGGCTGTTGCTCCTGGCACATCGACTCGTATTGGTATGTTATCTTTTGTTATTCTCATTTTAACCCCTTTCAATGAATAGCCTTTATCTGACTTCCGTATAGACTTTTGCCAAAGGTCGAAGAAGGGAATGCTCAATAAAAACAAATACGGAAGTACTGACATAAAGATATGCCACAATGTGGCATTTTCAAGGAGTTGAACAATTTTTATCTGAGCACAATGGTCTACAGGTTCGCTTAAGACTTTCTGCGAGCAGCATTCAATCACAAAAGAAGTCAATACCGCTATTGATAAGTGTTTCGGCCCGGAATTATAGACATAATGTTGGTTTTTTGATTTCTAATAAAATTTCTGAAAACAACCTGTCACTCCCTTCCATTTTTTTGTTTGAATAAAAACTATATTTTTTAAATATGAATTGTAATTTTATTGCCCAAAAATATTTGAAAGAATGCTTTGTATTTGAGGCAATAGTCCACTATCGATTAAACTACCCGCTGCTCCTTGGAGTAAATCGTTAACTGAGTTCAAATTACTTCTCAAACTAAAAAAACTGGGTTGCTCTTTCTCAAGGTCATCTTTTATTTTTATTATTAAATTGATTAATTTTTCTTCGTTTCTTTTCCCAACCCCGAATTCTTGAAGGTTTTTCTCGATGACACGAGTTAACTCGGCCAGTTGGGATATATCGTTTTTTTCCAAAACAGTTTTTTGTTCTATGGTGACATGACTAGAGGATTTATCTGTTATCGTTGGGGAACCAATATTAGAAAATGAGATTGTTATATCATTCGATCGTTTAGTTGTGTTTGATTGCAACATGGAATGAACGATATCTTCTAAGGTAGATATTCGATTTTCGTATTGCTTTCGTTCGGTATACATTAATTCTTTTGTGTGTTTGACCTCAAGAGCTGCTAATTCAAGCTTTTGCTTTAGTGCCATGGCTTCTAATGAATTTTGACAATAATTCTCAGGTGAAATTGCCCCGGTTACAACTAAACCGTATTTTTCAAGTTCTTTTTCGATAATCTCTTTTTGGCCGTCCTCTGCTTCAATAATCATTGTAATTTTAAGCTGTTCCTGTTCAATTCTAATTTTTGTTTTTTTATCCGGATATTTTTGATTAATGATCTCGGAAAAATAATTAAGAATTGATATACCTGCCTGTTTATACTCTGGGGGGAATTCTATAGATCGAACTATTCTTTCAAGCTCATCTCCTTTTTCTTTTGGAATTAGTATTTCATTTTTTCTATCAAATTCGAAGAAATCATTTGAGGGCAGCCAATAATAGTTTCCATTATCTAGTGTCTGACCGGAAATTCGAAACTCTCTATTTTTCAGGAGGATGACGCTGAAATTATTTTTGAAGTTTTGGAAAAGACTTGAATTACTTATTGAATTTTTCTAGTTAGCATGATTGAATAACCAATTGAATTTAAAATATTTATCTTGACACTGCGCAGTTTGGTAGGAATTTGATTTTTTACAAACCCAATAAAACTTCGAGGTTGTTTTGCGTAAAGTTTTTGAGCCACAAATGACATTCGGGCAGACTCCCATCGACCAGATCAAAATTGACATGAGAGCCAGAGATGAAATTCCCAAGCTCCTTTTAGGGCTCCAGCACATTTTTTGCCATAAAACGCTTCGTCAGAAAGTTTTCGAAATTCTCGAAACCATAGTCCCAGAGCATGTTAATTCAAAAAATGGGCGACCCGGAATGGATCTATGGAAAATTCTTGTGATGGGAACAATTCGGCTCAACTGCAACTGGGATTATGATAAACTTCAAGAAATCGTCAATAATCACAAGACAATAAGACAGATGCTTGGTCACGGGTTGATGGACGATGATGACATGTATGCGCTCCAAACCTTGAAGGACAATGTTCAGCTTTTAACCCCTGAGATTCTTGATGAAATCAATACGTTGATTGTCAAAGAAGGACACAAGCTACTGGTAAAAAAAAAGACCAGGTATTAATGGGAAGGTGTGACTCTTTTGTTGTTGAAACCGATGTTCACTATCCCACAGACATTAATCTGCTTTTTGATGCTATCAGGAAAACGATTCAGAGTGCCGCAGTTATATGCCAGAGCCTGGGAATGAGTATGTGGAGACAATCAGAATATAATATCAGGACATTTAAAAAACTGTTTCGCCAAGCTCAGCGATTAAAACATTCCACTTCAAAAGATGAACAGAAAAAGACCAAAAGGGCTCAACTGATTGTTGAAGCCCACAGATCATATATCGAAGCTGCTGAACAATTCATTCAAAAGGCGAATTTGACCGTTGAAACCATTGGCTCATCTAATCCGATATGCGTAGCGCAGATAAAAAAACTGATAGAATATATCGACCATGCAATCCTACAAGTGGATCTGATTCAGCGGCGTGTTATTCAGGGTGAAAAGATACCACATGCCGAAAAGGTCTTTTCTATATTTGAACCCCATACGGAATGGATTTCAAAGGGGAAGGCCGGTGTCCCCCAGGAATTGGGTCTGCGGGTTTGCATTGTAGAGGATAAATATGGCCTCACACTGCACCATCAAGTGATGGAGAAAGAAACCGATGATAAGGTAACCGTTCCCATTATTAATACGGTTCAAAATAAATTTAACAACCTCAGGGGATGCAGCTTTGATAAAGGCTTTTATAGTCCCGCTAATAAAAAGGAGCTGAAAGGGATGTTGGATATTTTGGTGCTCCCTAAAAAGGGAAAACGGAACAAAACTGAACTGGAAGAGGAAACAGCAGATGTTTTCATCCAGCACCGAAGAAAACACTCTGCAGTGGAATCAGCAATCAATGGTCTGGAAAACCATGGTTTAGACCGGTGTCCGGATAGTGGTATCCTTGGATTTAAACGATATGTCAGTCTTTCGGTTTTGGCAAGGAACCTCCAGATCATCG
This window of the uncultured Desulfobacter sp. genome carries:
- a CDS encoding ATP-binding protein, with amino-acid sequence MIAPYLPMVVIDITGSFAMVVLSLLCCYKARILRETDQDNALFLYLVWISTGFMIFGVSRSVGHILRQFLILISHTDTWHTIASFSGSVNTVSFMLVSLITLFFNQSWKINEKILTSRKKLEAAHGQLLSLNQNLEQKVMERTEMLTSSEHKARRIFEYSLDTILVTDANFKIQEINNAGITLTGYKKEEMLEQNMGLMDFIAHAQDWNHILTQLSTNEYVLNEECDIINADKMEIRVMITGGVDYGAFGCAKTFHFIIKDINEKKQMEQQIAQADKLAALGELSAGVAHEINNPLGIILGYTQLMLKEESGFEEDLRTIEKHVKNCKEVVSNLLSFSRKGSGEMERVDIHNMLDGVVNFLGSHSDFRKVKIQLNLWKNGSLWVKGNAQELTQVVLNLMINACHAIKDNPDGFIELVTQKENTQILIHVKDNGTGIAKQHKPKIFDPFFTTKPVGQGTGLGLSVGYGIIRHHQGEIMAANRKSRGAKFTIRLPLINPNSDEE
- a CDS encoding sigma-54 dependent transcriptional regulator, coding for MKTPNILVVDDEKDMTRLLQRTLEPELNCRVTMAFSGEMALNILGMADTAFDLVISDIRMPGMDGFDLLEQLKQKYPDLTVVMLTAYGNIESAVAAIKKGAYDFIAKPFEQDEIIFKIRKALERSQLIFENRRLQKACRPESLPLIGQSPAMQKVFDKIALVADSDVTVLITGESGTGKDLTARSIHASSPRKNKPYIPINCPTIPEHILESELFGYKKGAFTNAYRDKTGLFQEADHGTIFLDEIGDVGPSIQTKLLRVIQEKEVKPLGDTRVDHVDVRIITSTNQDLQQKIKDKEFREDFFYRLSVITIELPPLRDRVTDIPLLCDHLLAKNCEKLNKPAKHLSENVMDLFMKHPWQGNVRELENVLVQGILYATSDIIRLADIPIDKNTANECLGTDIDADMSQLTYKEAKETTLTRFNHNYIGAMLSMTKGNITQAAKRCAMDRQALQQIMKRYAIDPEKFRNKPS
- a CDS encoding molybdopterin-binding protein; its protein translation is MKKKPHPQHPPFKTVPVQDACGMTIAHDMTEIVPDKSKGVAFKRGHRVQAGDICRLMRMGKNNLYVLDLDETQVHEDEAVFELASALAGPGVEFSATPKEGKLELYASYPGLFRVNVGALTEFNMFNDVMCASIHTNTAVNKGDSLAATRAIPLVIDRDNLDRATAFAKSAYPIFSVSMFNPLKIRLAIIGNEVYDGLVQDRFQAIVEEKTARLGAQVLEVNILPDDREKITAQIRAYMDKETDLIITTGGMSVDPDDVTKESIEAVGFDEVHYSAAVLPGAMFLLGYTPKTTIMGLPACGLYHRTTIFDLILPRVMAGERPGKRELASLCHGGLCRNCPSCRFPDCSFGKSS
- a CDS encoding DUF1059 domain-containing protein, translating into MSRFYIDCRDYPGDIKCSVTLSANSKAELLEAVIEHGTRVHGYKDTPEFREKIVKEFKEGSPPA
- a CDS encoding ISNCY family transposase (programmed frameshift), which translates into the protein MTFGQTPIDQIKIDMRARDEIPKLLLGLQHIFCHKTLRQKVFEILETIVPEHVNSKNGRPGMDLWKILVMGTIRLNCNWDYDKLQEIVNNHKTIRQMLGHGLMDDDDMYALQTLKDNVQLLTPEILDEINTLIVKEGHKLLVKKKTRLLMGRCDSFVVETDVHYPTDINLLFDAIRKTIQSAAVICQSLGMSMWRQSEYNIRTFKKLFRQAQRLKHSTSKDEQKKTKRAQLIVEAHRSYIEAAEQFIQKANLTVETIGSSNPICVAQIKKLIEYIDHAILQVDLIQRRVIQGEKIPHAEKVFSIFEPHTEWISKGKAGVPQELGLRVCIVEDKYGLTLHHQVMEKETDDKVTVPIINTVQNKFNNLRGCSFDKGFYSPANKKELKGMLDILVLPKKGKRNKTELEEETADVFIQHRRKHSAVESAINGLENHGLDRCPDSGILGFKRYVSLSVLARNLQIIGHYIQQKELKKLQRTDRRKAA